In Nicotiana tabacum cultivar K326 chromosome 21, ASM71507v2, whole genome shotgun sequence, one DNA window encodes the following:
- the LOC142175336 gene encoding uncharacterized protein LOC142175336, with amino-acid sequence MPTGNLVKWQILLNKFDIVYITQKAIKAQALADHQAENTVDGDYKPLTTYFPDEEVLFSIEDIAESYPRWRMFFDGAANFNRVRIREVLISESGQHYPASAKIIFPCTNNMAKYGACILGIRMAVVMNIKELLVIGDSELLIHQAQGEWSTKNVKILPYLHCVKDLCKKFTKVKFKNVPSIQNEFADSLATLSFMIQHPEKNYIDPIEVEIKDQHAYCFHIEEEPDGKPWYHDIKKFLATKVYLENATNGQKQALRRLENHFFLNREVLYRRTPDLCLLICVDAAEATRLLEEIHAGTCMPQMNGFTLAKKILRVR; translated from the coding sequence atgcctactggaaaTCTAGTTAAATGGCAAATTCTCCTAAAcaaatttgacattgtgtacataactCAGAAGGCTATCAAAGCACAAGCTTTGGCTGACCACCAAGCCGAGAATACAGTGGATGGAGATTACAAACCTCTTACCACATATTTCCCCGATGAAGAAGTACTCTTTTCCatagaagatattgcagaatcataCCCTaggtggagaatgtttttcgatggagcagcaaatttcaataGAGTCAGAATTAGGGAAGTCCTGATTTCAGAATCTGGACAACACTATCCAGCATCAGCAAAGATAATATTcccttgtaccaataatatggctaaATACGGAGCGTGCATCCTTGGAATTAGAATGGCAGTCGTCATGAATATCAAAGAACTTTTGGTGATAGGAGATTCCGAATTGCTTATACACCAAGCCCAAGGAGAATGGTCGACCAAGAATGTCAAGATACTGCCGTACCTGCACTGTGTGAAGGATTTATGCAAAAAGTTCACAAAGGTCAAGTTCAAGAACGTCCCCAGTATTCAAAATGAGTTCGCCGACTCCCTTGCAACCCTATCATTTATGATTCAGCATCCAGAAAAGAATTACATCGACCCTATCGAGGTAGAGATCAAGGATCAACATGCCTATTGCTTCCATATAGAAGAAGAACCCGATGGTAAGCCATGGTACCacgacatcaagaaattccttgCGACCAAGGTATACCTAGAGAATGCTACTAATGGTCAAAAGCAAGCCCTTAGGAGGCTGGAAAACCACTTTTTCCTCAACAGGGAAGTCCTATACAGGAGGACCCCAGACTTATGTTTGTTGATATGTGTAGACGCTGCTGAAGCAACCAGACTATTGGAGGAAATACATGCTGGGACATGCATGCCCCAGATGAATGGGTTCACATTAGCCAAGAAGATTTTAAGAGTCAGATAA